The window TACGTTTTATTCGTGTTGTTTTGAAAGCATCAGCAAAGAACCGACCCATATCCAGCCTGAGTTAAAAGCATTAAAAGAAAGTCTAGTTGAGCCCATTTAACTGCCCATGTAAAGAGAATCATGCAACAGAAACATTTTCGGCCGTTCATTATTTGTTACATGTttagcaaaaaagaaaaaaaaaagtcaaaggTGGTGCTAAAACGTCAGTCATAGCCGCAAAGAAAGCGGCGGTGGAAGCTGACATGCAACTTATGACGTTCGTGTCATCTTACCCGACACTCTCTCGCTCTCTAGAAACAAGATAATGTCACATGCATTTACGCTTGTGTTCTTTTATTACATCAACATATTACATTTACAATCGAGTTCTCATCTTCGAACCATGACGGGTAAGGAAGTTCTCCACAAGATGAAGGAAACCGTCAaggtctcgattctttcttatTTCCCACGTTACCTGAAAAAAATCGCTTACGGTATCAAGATTTCGATAACCTAGCCATTATAATTTGATTAGGTACTTCTTAGAGGATCGGTCGAACGTAGCTAGATTCCATGTATCCGTTAGATAAGGACAAGCTTGTTGGAATCTGAGATGAGCTTACGGTTCTTGATATACTTAGAGTTTTCAACACTCTCTGTTCTTTCTTCTTTCCCACGTTACTTGAAAATATCGAGATTTTAACAACCTAGCCATTATAAAGTAGCTAGATTCCATTTATCCGTGAGATCCAGATAAGCTTGTTGGAATCTGAGATAAGCTTACGGTTCATGATCCAGATACAATACTATACATACGAGGGTTTCAACACCCTTGGCTTGTCTAATAAGAAAGTTGACTGCTGTTATTATCTTTGGTATAGGAGAAAGTTGGGCTTGGTTCGTCAGCAGATTCAGGGAAGGGCAAGAGCAAGATGTCGAAGCAGATCACACACGGTTTCCACTTGTTGAAAGGGAAAGCACTCCACGAGATGGAGGATTACGTGGTTGCCAAGTTTAAAGAAGTCGATGACAATGAGCTTGGCCTCTTTGCTATCTTCGATGGCCATCTCAGCCACGAGATTCCTGACTACTTGTGCTCCCATTTGTTTGACAACATCTTGAAAGAGGTAAGTTAATATCTCTCTAATCTGCATGTAAATCTTGAGAATATGTACTTATAATAACCTTGCATGCAGCCAAATTTCTGGCAAGAACCCGAGAAAGCGATAAAGAAAGCTTATTACATAACGGACACTAAGATTCTAGACAAGGCTACTGACTTGGGGAAAGGAGGTTCCACTGCTGTGACTGCTATATTAATCAACTGTCAGAAGCTGGTGGTTGCTAACGTTGGAGACTCTCGAGCTGTTATTTGTAAAAGTGGTGTTGCCAAGCCACTCTCTGTGGATCATGAACCTAACATGGAGAAGGATGAAGTAGAGAGCAGAGGAGGATTCGTTTCAAACTTTCCAGGTATCTTATTCATTTTATATCAATATGTTCAAAAAAATCGCTAGCGTTAACCAAGTCGTATTTGGGATCCCaaggttataaaaaaaaaattagacctTTTATATGGGATTAATGTTTAGGTGGACCTAGACCGATTTTTTAacgcctagaccgattttttatttattttaattgctTTATAAAAATcgttttttgatttttagaacactggttAATATAGTCTGATCTTGTTGTTGCATATGCTTGAGTTTTTCTTGTGTTGAAAACATTCAGGGGATGTTCCTAGAGTTGATGGTCAACTGGCTGTGACAAGGGCCTTTGGTGATAAGAGTTTGAAGATGCATTTGAGTTCTGAACCATATGTTACGATGGAAGTCGTTGATGATGATGCAGAGTTTCTTATCCTAGCTAGTGATGGACTTTGGAAGGTTTTACTTCTCTCATAATATTACTCTTAGCGATTCACTTGTATGGTTGGGTGATTATTTAGAATCTTATAGGTTATGTCGAACCAAGAAGCGGTTGACTCGGTTAAGGGAATAAAAGATGCAAAGTCTGCAGCAAAGCGCCTTGCAGAGGAAGCTGTTGCAAGAAAAAGCTCAGATGATATCTCAGTGGTGGTCGTGAGATTTCAGTGAGCTCAGTTAACGGTTAGTTTTCTGCTCCTCCTA of the Brassica rapa cultivar Chiifu-401-42 chromosome A03, CAAS_Brap_v3.01, whole genome shotgun sequence genome contains:
- the LOC103859616 gene encoding probable protein phosphatase 2C 39; this encodes MSHAFTLVFFYYINILHLQSSSHLRTMTGKEVLHKMKETVKEKVGLGSSADSGKGKSKMSKQITHGFHLLKGKALHEMEDYVVAKFKEVDDNELGLFAIFDGHLSHEIPDYLCSHLFDNILKEPNFWQEPEKAIKKAYYITDTKILDKATDLGKGGSTAVTAILINCQKLVVANVGDSRAVICKSGVAKPLSVDHEPNMEKDEVESRGGFVSNFPGDVPRVDGQLAVTRAFGDKSLKMHLSSEPYVTMEVVDDDAEFLILASDGLWKVMSNQEAVDSVKGIKDAKSAAKRLAEEAVARKSSDDISVVVVRFQ